In Silene latifolia isolate original U9 population chromosome X, ASM4854445v1, whole genome shotgun sequence, the following proteins share a genomic window:
- the LOC141617539 gene encoding uncharacterized protein LOC141617539, protein MKGTEWSDYIAPPDSSWTWKKITHTMQAFKQVYVDNKWLDSDRPYTPQSGYDWLRTKHPKVNWGFLCWNTMNVPKTSFIFWSFMHKRLLTKDRMARMGIAADLRCDICASSNEDHDHLFYSRPYSVRCCRLLQQQLHVYFNISELVHWFSSVRLTSLQRRFIGACHVALIYWVWMARNEARVHTYVRRPEDMVNQIMQDIHTRFLRLNLSAIHTKDLSWLQSLHLT, encoded by the coding sequence ATGAAAGGGACTGAGTGGTCTGACTATATTGCTCCCCCTGATAGTAGTTGGACCTGGAAGAAAATTACTCACACAATGCAAGCCTTCAAGCAAGTTTATGTTGATAACAAATGGTTAGATTCTGACAGACCTTATACTCCTCAGTCAGGTTATGATTGGCTACGTACTAAACATCCAAAGGTTAACTGGGGATTCCTGTGCTGGAACACAATGAATGTGCCTAAGACTTCCTTCATTTTCTGGTCCTTTATGCATAAGAGACTACTTACCAAAGACAGAATGGCAAGAATGGGAATTGCTGCTGATTTGAGATGTGACATTTGTGCTTCTTCAAATGAAGACCATGATCATCTGTTTTACTCCCGCCCTTACAGTGTTAGATGCTGCAGATTGTTGCAGCAACAACTTCATGTTTACTTCAACATATCTGAGCTGGTTCACTGGTTTTCTTCTGTTAGACTCACTAGTTTACAACGCAGATTTATTGGAGCATGTCATGTGGCTCTGATCTATTGGGTTTGGATGGCAAGGAATGAGGCAAGAGTGCATACCTATGTGAGAAGACCTGAAGATATGGTGAATCAGATTATGCAAGACATTCACACGCGGTTCCTGAGACTGAATCTGAGTGCCATACACACCAAAGATCTTTCTTGGCTCCAAAGTTTACATTTGACTTAG